A portion of the Jaculus jaculus isolate mJacJac1 chromosome 5, mJacJac1.mat.Y.cur, whole genome shotgun sequence genome contains these proteins:
- the Kcnj15 gene encoding ATP-sensitive inward rectifier potassium channel 15 isoform X2 has protein sequence MDTIHIGMSNASLVKHTAGAGLKAHRPRVMSKSGHSNVRIDKVDGIYLLYLQDLWTTVIDMKWRYKLTLFAATFVMTWFLFGVIYYAIAFIHGDLEASEPVSNHTPCIMKVDSLTGAFLFSLESQTTIGYGVRSITEECPHAIFLLVAQLVITTLIEIFITGTFLAKIARPKKRAETIKFSHCAVITKQNGKLCLVIQVANMRKSLLIQCQLSGKLLQTHVTKEGERILLNQATVKFHVDSSSESPFLILPMTFYHVLDETSPLRDLTPQNLKEKEFELVVLLNATVESTSAVCQSRTSYIPEEIYWGFEFVPVVSLSKNGKYVADFSQFEQIRKSPDCAFYCADSEKQKLEEQYRQEDQRERELRSLLLQQSNV, from the coding sequence ATGGATACCATTCACATCGGCATGTCCAATGCCTCCCTGGTGAAACACACTGCTGGGGCTGGACTCAAAGCCCACAGACCCCGTGTCATGTCCAAGAGCGGCCACAGCAATGTGAGGATCGACAAAGTGGACGGCATATATCTACTTTACCTGCAGGACCTGTGGACGACGGTCATTGACATGAAGTGGAGATACAAACTCACCCTGTTTGCCGCCACCTTTGTGATGACCTGGTTTCTGTTTGGAGTCATCTACTATGCCATTGCGTTCATTCATGGAGACTTGGAAGCTAGCGAGCCTGTCTCTAACCACACACCCTGCATCATGAAAGTGGATTCTCTCACGGGCGCCTTCCTCTTTTCCCTGGAATCCCAGACCACCATCGGCTATGGGGTCCGTTCCATCACAGAGGAGTGCCCTCATGCCATCTTCTTGTTGGTTGCTCAACTGGTCATCACCACCCTGATTGAAATCTTCATCACTGGGACCTTCCTAGCCAAAATTGCAAGACCCAAAAAACGTGCTGAGACCATCAAGTTCAGCCACTGCGCGGTCATCACCAAGCAGAATGGGAAGCTATGCTTGGTGATCCAGGTAGCCAACATGAGGAAGAGCCTGCTGATCCAATGCCAGCTCTCGGGcaagctcctccagacacacGTCACCAAGGAGGGCGAGCGGATCCTCCTCAACCAAGCCACTGTCAAATTCCACGTGGACTCCTCCTCCGAGAGCCCCTTCCTCATTTTGCCCATGACCTTCTACCATGTGCTGGATGAAACAAGCCCCCTGAGGGATCTCACACCCCAAAACCTAAAAGAGAAGGAATTCGAGCTTGTGGTACTTCTCAATGCCACCGTGGAGTCCACCAGCGCCGTGTGTCAGAGCCGCACATCTTACATCCCAGAGGAGATCTACTGGGGTTTTGAATTTGTGCCCGTGGTTTCGCTCTCCAAAAACGGAAAGTACGTGGCCGACTTCAGTCAGTTCGAGCAAATCCGGAAGAGCCCAGATTGTGCCTTTTACTGTGCGGATTCTGAAAAGCAGAAGCTGGAGGAGCAGTACCGGCAGGAGGACCAGAGGGAGCGGGAGCTGAGAAGCCTTCTGTTGCAGCAGAGCAATGTCTGA
- the Kcnj15 gene encoding ATP-sensitive inward rectifier potassium channel 15 isoform X1 codes for MVARWVKRSEDVLPALQRTPDLLRSLKSSTMDTIHIGMSNASLVKHTAGAGLKAHRPRVMSKSGHSNVRIDKVDGIYLLYLQDLWTTVIDMKWRYKLTLFAATFVMTWFLFGVIYYAIAFIHGDLEASEPVSNHTPCIMKVDSLTGAFLFSLESQTTIGYGVRSITEECPHAIFLLVAQLVITTLIEIFITGTFLAKIARPKKRAETIKFSHCAVITKQNGKLCLVIQVANMRKSLLIQCQLSGKLLQTHVTKEGERILLNQATVKFHVDSSSESPFLILPMTFYHVLDETSPLRDLTPQNLKEKEFELVVLLNATVESTSAVCQSRTSYIPEEIYWGFEFVPVVSLSKNGKYVADFSQFEQIRKSPDCAFYCADSEKQKLEEQYRQEDQRERELRSLLLQQSNV; via the exons aTGGTAGCCAGGTGGGTGAAGCGGAGCGAGGACGTGCTACCTGCCCTGCAGAGGACTCCTGACCTACTGA GGAGTCTAAAGAGCTCCACCATGGATACCATTCACATCGGCATGTCCAATGCCTCCCTGGTGAAACACACTGCTGGGGCTGGACTCAAAGCCCACAGACCCCGTGTCATGTCCAAGAGCGGCCACAGCAATGTGAGGATCGACAAAGTGGACGGCATATATCTACTTTACCTGCAGGACCTGTGGACGACGGTCATTGACATGAAGTGGAGATACAAACTCACCCTGTTTGCCGCCACCTTTGTGATGACCTGGTTTCTGTTTGGAGTCATCTACTATGCCATTGCGTTCATTCATGGAGACTTGGAAGCTAGCGAGCCTGTCTCTAACCACACACCCTGCATCATGAAAGTGGATTCTCTCACGGGCGCCTTCCTCTTTTCCCTGGAATCCCAGACCACCATCGGCTATGGGGTCCGTTCCATCACAGAGGAGTGCCCTCATGCCATCTTCTTGTTGGTTGCTCAACTGGTCATCACCACCCTGATTGAAATCTTCATCACTGGGACCTTCCTAGCCAAAATTGCAAGACCCAAAAAACGTGCTGAGACCATCAAGTTCAGCCACTGCGCGGTCATCACCAAGCAGAATGGGAAGCTATGCTTGGTGATCCAGGTAGCCAACATGAGGAAGAGCCTGCTGATCCAATGCCAGCTCTCGGGcaagctcctccagacacacGTCACCAAGGAGGGCGAGCGGATCCTCCTCAACCAAGCCACTGTCAAATTCCACGTGGACTCCTCCTCCGAGAGCCCCTTCCTCATTTTGCCCATGACCTTCTACCATGTGCTGGATGAAACAAGCCCCCTGAGGGATCTCACACCCCAAAACCTAAAAGAGAAGGAATTCGAGCTTGTGGTACTTCTCAATGCCACCGTGGAGTCCACCAGCGCCGTGTGTCAGAGCCGCACATCTTACATCCCAGAGGAGATCTACTGGGGTTTTGAATTTGTGCCCGTGGTTTCGCTCTCCAAAAACGGAAAGTACGTGGCCGACTTCAGTCAGTTCGAGCAAATCCGGAAGAGCCCAGATTGTGCCTTTTACTGTGCGGATTCTGAAAAGCAGAAGCTGGAGGAGCAGTACCGGCAGGAGGACCAGAGGGAGCGGGAGCTGAGAAGCCTTCTGTTGCAGCAGAGCAATGTCTGA